One segment of Marvinbryantia formatexigens DSM 14469 DNA contains the following:
- a CDS encoding sensor histidine kinase, with translation MKRPFYKTIRGRLVLILLTIILFLGIGISSFSYLLFYRDLRKTAIQSTETNLELLTENVNDSLDDIISLLYWCQTNDQLTKFLLSQRGSEKYASITSLATDVLNTTFVTNASKNYIQRLVIGSPERSDFLQVVNTNYSVDKPIPELITQLSFFEEHMETPRLEDVRLQMIDEPFTRRSGKIIPIIRPIQNPYTSGSIGFVYLALDISLLTDELGVHTLDEYGELLFCMNGQYYRIADDSIVPSGQTLSLTDYPETYQVRSDTSVYYTDTASGRSIAVLRPLDLNGCSVVQLIMPEQFRQQFAHYFLLILLIFLLILVIGIIMIAILTRTITHPVELLRNRISLIAGGDFSQDSSILWDSELGDMGQDINQLSSDIQTLINKRLEVENEKQAYEYRLLQSQVNPHFLYNTLNSIKWMATIQNAPGIAEMTTALSGLLKNISKGSSTLVTIRQEFALLEDYFIIQKYRYGGMIQMKFEIEDETLCDNEIPRFSLQPIVENSIFHGIEPKGQPGLIRIHLFAPDDKTVQIDVTDNGTGIEPEKIKTLLTENAGGQGSFFRNIGISNVNKRLQYTYGDRFGLKITSETGSYTTVSVLLPHKLIKEENYNAETSDC, from the coding sequence ATGAAACGACCCTTTTATAAAACCATCCGCGGACGTCTGGTGCTGATTCTGCTGACGATTATCCTGTTTCTCGGCATCGGCATTTCCTCCTTCAGCTATCTGCTGTTTTACCGCGACCTGCGCAAAACAGCCATCCAGTCCACCGAGACGAACCTGGAGCTGCTGACGGAAAACGTAAACGACTCCCTGGATGATATCATCAGTCTGCTTTACTGGTGCCAGACAAACGACCAGCTTACCAAATTTCTGCTGTCCCAGCGCGGCTCGGAAAAATATGCCAGCATTACCTCCCTTGCCACAGATGTGTTAAACACCACCTTTGTGACAAACGCTTCCAAAAATTATATCCAGCGTCTGGTAATCGGCAGCCCGGAACGCAGCGATTTTCTGCAGGTGGTCAACACAAATTATTCCGTAGACAAACCGATTCCGGAGCTTATCACGCAGCTTTCGTTTTTTGAGGAGCACATGGAAACTCCGCGTCTGGAGGATGTCCGGCTGCAGATGATTGACGAGCCCTTCACCAGACGCTCCGGGAAAATTATTCCGATCATAAGACCGATACAGAACCCCTACACCAGCGGCAGCATCGGTTTTGTCTATCTGGCGCTGGATATCTCTCTCCTGACAGACGAGCTGGGCGTCCACACGCTGGATGAATACGGGGAGCTGCTGTTCTGCATGAACGGGCAGTATTACCGGATTGCGGACGATTCTATCGTGCCGTCCGGGCAGACGCTCTCTCTTACAGATTACCCGGAAACCTACCAGGTGCGCAGCGATACTTCTGTTTATTATACGGATACCGCCTCCGGGCGCTCCATCGCCGTTCTCCGTCCCCTGGATCTAAACGGCTGCTCTGTTGTCCAGCTCATTATGCCGGAGCAGTTCCGCCAGCAGTTTGCACATTATTTTCTGCTGATTCTGCTGATTTTCCTGCTGATTCTGGTAATCGGCATTATTATGATCGCGATTCTCACCAGAACCATCACGCATCCGGTCGAGCTGCTGCGCAACCGCATCAGTCTGATTGCCGGCGGGGATTTTTCCCAGGATTCCTCGATTCTCTGGGACAGCGAGCTGGGCGACATGGGGCAGGACATCAACCAGCTCTCCTCCGATATCCAGACGCTGATAAACAAAAGGCTGGAGGTGGAGAATGAAAAGCAGGCATACGAATACCGTCTCCTGCAGAGCCAGGTAAATCCGCATTTTCTGTACAATACCTTAAATTCCATCAAATGGATGGCGACCATCCAGAACGCGCCCGGCATCGCGGAAATGACGACGGCTCTGAGCGGTCTTTTAAAAAATATTTCCAAGGGCTCCAGCACGCTTGTGACCATCCGCCAGGAGTTTGCCCTGCTGGAGGATTATTTTATTATCCAGAAATACCGGTATGGTGGAATGATCCAGATGAAATTTGAGATTGAAGATGAAACGCTCTGCGACAATGAGATTCCCCGCTTCAGCCTGCAGCCGATTGTGGAAAATTCTATTTTTCACGGCATCGAGCCGAAGGGACAGCCCGGTCTTATCCGGATTCATCTGTTTGCTCCGGATGATAAAACCGTGCAAATCGACGTTACCGACAACGGAACCGGCATCGAGCCGGAAAAAATAAAGACGCTGCTCACAGAAAATGCCGGCGGACAGGGTTCCTTTTTCCGCAATATCGGTATCAGCAACGTAAATAAGCGCCTGCAGTATACCTACGGCGACCGCTTCGGTCTGAAAATCACCAGTGAAACGGGCAGCTACACGACCGTGAGCGTCCTGCTTCCGCACAAACTGATAAAGGAGGAGAATTATAATGCTGAAACTTCTGATTGCTGA
- a CDS encoding acyltransferase: MIRQERNYGLDLLRMVCMFLIVNLHVLSPGGAMARVQGNEGTYYACWFLETCAYCAVDCYGILSGYVGITSKHRPARLLELWLNVFFYSAGITLIYWITAPQLLMEDSLWKAIFPVSWGTYWYFSAYAGLFIVMPYLNKLVNALNEKERKRMALGMFLLFCVSTALPKVNQSDFLSLVGGYSFVWLVVLYLFGACIRTCSFRRWKKYQYLTAYLALTAFSWAFKIVVENHTRKIYGEPKFGRMFTGYTTPTIFLAAVCLFLIFENVKIRSGALRKVIMTASPLAFSVYIIHTHPMVWENLIKGISKKHAFDAWWAALLAVLGISICIYISCSMIDFIRKKIFDICGVRKITERICTLK, encoded by the coding sequence ATGATAAGACAGGAAAGAAATTACGGTCTGGATCTGCTGCGTATGGTCTGCATGTTTTTAATTGTAAATCTGCATGTTCTTTCGCCCGGAGGAGCAATGGCGCGTGTGCAGGGAAATGAGGGCACCTATTATGCCTGCTGGTTTCTGGAAACCTGCGCATATTGTGCGGTAGACTGCTACGGTATTTTATCCGGCTATGTGGGCATTACCAGTAAGCACCGTCCGGCAAGACTTCTGGAGCTCTGGCTGAACGTATTTTTTTATTCCGCCGGAATTACGCTTATTTACTGGATTACCGCGCCGCAGCTTTTAATGGAGGACAGCCTCTGGAAAGCGATATTTCCGGTTTCCTGGGGAACCTACTGGTATTTCAGCGCGTATGCCGGGCTGTTTATCGTGATGCCTTATCTGAATAAGCTGGTCAATGCGCTGAATGAAAAAGAGCGGAAGCGCATGGCGCTGGGAATGTTTCTGCTGTTTTGCGTGAGCACGGCGCTGCCGAAGGTGAATCAATCAGATTTTCTTTCTCTGGTGGGCGGCTACAGCTTTGTATGGCTGGTAGTTTTGTATTTATTTGGAGCCTGTATCCGCACCTGCAGCTTCAGAAGATGGAAAAAATATCAGTATCTGACAGCGTATCTTGCCCTGACAGCGTTTTCCTGGGCTTTTAAGATTGTTGTGGAAAACCATACCCGCAAAATCTATGGGGAACCGAAATTCGGCAGGATGTTTACCGGGTACACCACACCAACTATTTTTCTGGCTGCTGTCTGCCTGTTTCTGATATTTGAAAATGTAAAAATCAGAAGCGGAGCGCTGAGAAAGGTGATCATGACAGCTTCGCCGCTTGCGTTTTCCGTTTATATTATACATACGCATCCGATGGTCTGGGAAAATCTGATAAAAGGAATTTCCAAGAAACATGCTTTCGATGCCTGGTGGGCTGCTTTGCTGGCGGTTCTGGGAATTTCAATCTGCATCTATATTTCGTGCAGTATGATTGATTTTATAAGGAAAAAAATATTTGATATCTGCGGCGTAAGAAAAATCACGGAACGGATCTGTACATTAAAATAA
- a CDS encoding carbohydrate ABC transporter permease: protein MDPTAAAKSKKWRDRKRALVAYSFIAPNFIGFAVFTLVPIICAFGLGFLKWDGNNPIEFAGLSNFIRLGKDTFFWAALKNTIIYCIGTVPLTMIASLGLAIVLNQKIRFRGVFRTISFFPYVASLVAITAVWQMIFHPSRGPINAILYYVFHVENLPNWFGGDLILLTLILFSVWKYMGYYMVIYLAGLQGISNELYEAASLDGASTWQKFVYVTWPQLRATTFFVVVMLTINCFKVYDIAVMLAGGGDGKLGTSSTVLVYYIYQKAFQEWDLGYSSAIAMVLFVLVLAVTIIQFRGEAKYEKQQ, encoded by the coding sequence ATGGATCCGACAGCGGCAGCAAAAAGCAAAAAATGGCGCGACCGGAAGCGGGCGCTGGTGGCATATTCTTTTATTGCCCCCAACTTTATCGGATTTGCGGTATTTACCCTGGTACCGATTATCTGCGCATTCGGTCTTGGGTTTTTAAAGTGGGATGGAAACAATCCGATTGAATTTGCGGGATTAAGCAACTTTATACGTCTGGGAAAGGATACTTTCTTCTGGGCGGCACTGAAAAATACAATTATCTACTGTATCGGCACGGTTCCTCTGACGATGATAGCGTCGCTGGGACTGGCAATCGTTCTGAATCAGAAAATCAGGTTCCGGGGCGTGTTCCGCACGATTTCTTTCTTTCCGTACGTGGCGTCCCTGGTAGCAATCACGGCTGTGTGGCAGATGATTTTCCATCCGAGCAGAGGACCGATAAATGCGATTCTGTATTACGTATTTCATGTGGAGAATCTGCCGAACTGGTTTGGCGGCGATTTAATTCTTCTGACACTGATTTTGTTCAGCGTGTGGAAGTATATGGGGTATTATATGGTAATCTATCTTGCCGGACTTCAGGGAATTTCCAATGAGCTTTATGAGGCGGCAAGTCTGGACGGCGCATCTACCTGGCAGAAATTTGTCTATGTCACCTGGCCGCAGCTGCGCGCGACGACTTTCTTTGTGGTTGTCATGCTGACGATTAACTGCTTCAAGGTTTACGATATTGCCGTCATGCTGGCAGGCGGCGGAGACGGAAAGCTTGGAACCTCGTCCACCGTTCTGGTTTACTATATTTACCAGAAGGCGTTCCAGGAATGGGACCTGGGCTATTCCAGCGCAATCGCAATGGTACTTTTTGTTCTGGTTCTGGCTGTTACGATTATCCAGTTCCGCGGCGAAGCAAAATATGAAAAACAGCAATAG
- a CDS encoding carbohydrate ABC transporter permease, with the protein MKTKSASRNRKIAKIFLYAILILITFLMIMPFLWMLSASIKSNTEVFQMTPFRWIPEVPKWDNYLKIWTKIPLAKFIGNTVFLTIVVTFLQLLTSSFAAYAFAKLEFKHKNGLFLAYIATIAMPWQVYMVPQFIMMRNMGLNDTLLAMICLQAFSAFGVFMMKQFYSGIPDALCEAARIDGMSEYRIYSTIMLPLSKPALSTLTIFTFVNTWNDYLGPLIYLKTESKKTIQLGLRMFIGQYSAEYGLIMAGSIITLIPVLIVFLCLQKYFVEGIASTGVKG; encoded by the coding sequence ATGAAGACAAAATCTGCGTCAAGAAACCGGAAAATTGCAAAGATTTTTCTGTATGCAATATTGATTCTGATTACGTTTCTGATGATTATGCCGTTTTTATGGATGCTCTCTGCCTCCATTAAGTCGAACACAGAGGTATTCCAGATGACCCCGTTCCGGTGGATTCCGGAGGTGCCGAAGTGGGACAACTATCTGAAAATCTGGACGAAGATTCCGCTGGCGAAATTTATCGGCAATACGGTATTTCTGACGATTGTCGTTACCTTTCTGCAGCTTCTTACCAGCAGCTTTGCGGCTTACGCGTTTGCAAAGCTGGAGTTTAAACACAAAAATGGGCTGTTTCTGGCGTACATCGCCACCATCGCCATGCCCTGGCAGGTCTATATGGTGCCGCAGTTTATCATGATGCGCAACATGGGCTTAAACGATACGCTTCTGGCGATGATCTGCCTGCAGGCATTCTCGGCGTTCGGCGTGTTTATGATGAAGCAGTTTTATTCCGGCATACCGGATGCGCTGTGCGAGGCTGCCCGCATTGACGGTATGAGCGAATACCGGATTTACAGCACGATTATGCTGCCGCTCTCCAAGCCGGCGCTGTCGACGCTGACGATCTTTACCTTTGTAAATACCTGGAACGATTATCTTGGTCCGCTGATTTATTTGAAAACGGAATCCAAAAAGACAATCCAGCTCGGTCTGCGTATGTTTATCGGACAGTATTCCGCAGAATATGGTCTGATTATGGCGGGCTCTATCATCACTCTGATTCCGGTGCTGATTGTATTTCTGTGTCTCCAGAAATATTTTGTGGAGGGCATTGCGTCGACCGGCGTGAAGGGTTAG
- the uidA gene encoding beta-glucuronidase has product MLYPRINAVRNVIDLSGIWNFCLGGTEEPQDMVDAAKLHAVEPIAVPASYNDQKEERAYRNHFGWVFYKRTFSVPVCLAGQRLVLRFDAVTHRAKVYLNGRLLVEHKGGFLPFEAEITELVKPGETAELVVAADNHVNHSTLPVGNESATAFFGSDNPGVPSVEAAKLWRRPQNLPNFDFFNYAGINRPVRLYTTPQAYISDITLVPDVQGTDGIVHYEIRTQGGGDGGENPHIAVFDAQGQCVARSSGAEGVLTIPQAKLWWPYPGVPYLYTAKVSFRDDVYEETFGIRTVEVKGTQFLINGKPFYFKGFGKHEDAAFCGRGLDLCLDVKDVNLIHWLHANSFRTSHYPYAEEMYDLCDREGIVIIDETPAVGIGAGESSNPYETFSIRNHHEEVLRDLVARDKNHPCVVMWSMGNEPDTEHFPESAYEYWHSLYELTHELDPQDRPVTFVCCQNNYEKDLVTRTMDVVCINRYYGWYNLSGDLDAACYAWNLELDFWEKTGKPVMVTEYGADTIAGIHQCVPEMFSEEFQMEYYARQNAEFDKRSFFIGEHVWNFADFATIQGCMRADGNKKGLLTRDRRPKLAAHYFRRRWEKIPDFGYKA; this is encoded by the coding sequence ATGCTGTATCCCAGAATAAATGCTGTCAGAAATGTCATTGATTTGTCCGGAATATGGAATTTTTGTCTTGGCGGGACAGAGGAGCCGCAGGATATGGTGGATGCCGCAAAGCTTCATGCTGTGGAGCCGATAGCGGTGCCGGCGTCCTACAACGACCAGAAGGAGGAGCGCGCTTACCGGAATCACTTTGGCTGGGTGTTTTACAAAAGAACGTTTTCCGTGCCGGTCTGCCTTGCGGGGCAGCGTCTGGTGCTGCGCTTTGACGCGGTGACGCATCGGGCAAAGGTCTATCTGAACGGACGGCTGCTTGTGGAGCATAAGGGCGGATTTCTGCCGTTCGAGGCGGAGATTACAGAGCTTGTAAAGCCGGGAGAGACGGCGGAGCTTGTGGTGGCGGCGGATAACCATGTAAATCACAGCACCCTTCCTGTCGGAAACGAAAGCGCGACGGCATTTTTCGGCTCGGACAATCCGGGCGTGCCGAGCGTGGAGGCGGCAAAGCTCTGGAGACGGCCGCAGAATCTGCCCAATTTCGACTTTTTTAATTACGCGGGCATTAACCGCCCGGTGCGTCTTTATACAACGCCGCAGGCTTATATCAGCGATATTACGCTGGTGCCGGATGTGCAGGGAACAGATGGAATCGTTCATTATGAGATACGTACGCAGGGCGGCGGGGATGGTGGAGAAAATCCGCATATTGCCGTATTCGATGCACAGGGACAGTGCGTTGCCAGAAGCAGCGGCGCGGAGGGCGTTCTTACGATTCCGCAGGCAAAGCTGTGGTGGCCTTATCCGGGAGTGCCGTATCTGTATACAGCGAAGGTAAGCTTCCGGGATGATGTGTATGAAGAGACGTTCGGCATCCGCACGGTGGAAGTGAAGGGCACACAGTTTCTGATAAACGGGAAGCCGTTTTACTTTAAAGGCTTCGGAAAGCATGAAGACGCCGCTTTTTGCGGGCGCGGGCTGGACCTCTGTCTGGATGTGAAGGATGTAAATCTGATTCACTGGCTGCACGCCAATTCCTTCCGCACCAGCCATTATCCGTATGCGGAGGAAATGTACGACCTGTGCGACCGGGAAGGCATTGTCATTATTGACGAGACGCCGGCGGTCGGCATCGGGGCGGGAGAAAGCAGCAATCCTTATGAGACGTTTTCCATCCGCAATCATCATGAAGAGGTGCTGCGCGATCTGGTAGCGCGGGATAAGAATCATCCGTGTGTGGTGATGTGGTCGATGGGCAACGAGCCGGATACCGAGCATTTTCCGGAATCGGCATATGAATACTGGCACTCGCTCTACGAGCTGACGCACGAGCTGGACCCGCAGGACCGTCCGGTCACCTTTGTCTGCTGTCAGAATAATTATGAAAAGGATCTGGTGACGCGGACAATGGATGTGGTCTGCATCAACCGTTATTACGGCTGGTATAATTTATCCGGCGATCTGGACGCGGCGTGCTATGCCTGGAACCTGGAGCTGGATTTCTGGGAAAAAACCGGAAAGCCGGTGATGGTGACGGAATACGGGGCGGATACGATTGCCGGTATCCATCAGTGCGTGCCGGAAATGTTCAGCGAAGAATTTCAGATGGAATACTATGCGCGGCAGAACGCGGAATTTGATAAACGTTCCTTCTTTATTGGAGAACATGTGTGGAATTTTGCCGATTTTGCCACGATACAGGGCTGTATGCGTGCGGACGGCAACAAAAAGGGTTTGCTGACGAGAGACCGCAGACCGAAGCTGGCGGCGCATTACTTTCGCAGACGCTGGGAGAAGATACCGGACTTCGGCTATAAAGCATAA
- a CDS encoding beta-galactosidase, whose amino-acid sequence MRKKQGFQWKHMTMGTCYYPEHWDKDLWQEDLRRMKAAGISVIRVAEFAWSKVEREEGVFDYTFFDEFLDLCQREEMKVIFGTPTATPPAWLTEKYPEVLNAREDGVLYRHGGRRHYNYNSEKYLELSARIVEKIAAHYGKHPAITGWQIDNELNCETSEFYSEADSLAFRKFLKEKYHTLDALNEAWGTVFWNQTYTAWEQIFVPRPLLNEGYNPHMHLDYFRFISESTVRFCRMQADIIRKYKKDEDFITTNGIFWNLDNHRMMDECLDVYTYDSYPSFAFGLGCDPQNSKDLNDRHWSKKLTETRSVCPHFGIMEQQSGANGWTTRMEGPAPRPGQLTLWAMQSVAHGADYISFFRWRTCTVGTEIYWHGILDYDNRDNRKLAEVKDFYKKLEMLDEVCGAEYTAAFGVLNDYDNCWDTNVDVWHKRVQQASEEEIFAASQIYHTPYNVIYLQEDTALEDLAKYPLLIYPHPVIMTEKRAALLREYTEQGGTLIIGCRSGYKQENGKCVMLPQPGLLQELTGSDVTDFTFASPAEPPVCAMWDDGRTMDMPVFHDIMRPLKGARVLASYTDSYYKGAAALIEKKNGKGKALHFGSTFSRTNMEMLLDYAGVLRPFADLLEVPKEVEIVQRTKNGSRYLFVLNYMQTAQKINLKEEMLLLYDGTRHKGEVTLQPFETAVYKVL is encoded by the coding sequence ATGAGGAAAAAACAGGGATTTCAGTGGAAGCATATGACAATGGGCACCTGCTATTACCCGGAGCACTGGGATAAGGATCTGTGGCAGGAGGATTTGCGGCGCATGAAGGCGGCAGGTATTTCAGTGATACGTGTGGCGGAATTTGCGTGGAGCAAGGTGGAGCGCGAGGAGGGCGTTTTTGATTATACGTTTTTTGATGAATTTCTGGATTTGTGCCAGAGAGAAGAGATGAAGGTTATTTTCGGAACGCCGACAGCGACGCCTCCGGCATGGCTGACAGAGAAATATCCGGAGGTATTAAACGCCAGAGAGGATGGCGTGCTGTACCGGCACGGCGGCAGACGTCATTATAATTATAATTCTGAAAAATATCTGGAGCTGTCAGCGCGGATCGTGGAAAAAATTGCTGCGCACTATGGAAAGCATCCGGCGATTACCGGCTGGCAGATTGATAATGAGCTGAACTGCGAAACCAGCGAATTTTATTCTGAGGCGGATTCGCTTGCTTTCCGGAAATTTCTGAAGGAGAAATATCACACACTGGATGCGCTGAATGAGGCGTGGGGAACAGTATTCTGGAACCAGACCTATACGGCGTGGGAGCAGATTTTCGTGCCGCGGCCGTTGCTGAATGAGGGCTATAATCCGCATATGCATCTGGATTATTTCCGTTTTATTTCGGAAAGCACAGTCCGTTTCTGCCGGATGCAGGCGGACATTATCCGGAAATACAAAAAGGATGAAGATTTTATTACGACAAACGGTATTTTCTGGAATCTGGACAATCACCGGATGATGGATGAGTGTCTGGATGTGTATACCTATGATTCTTATCCGAGCTTTGCCTTCGGGCTGGGCTGCGACCCGCAGAATTCGAAGGATTTAAATGACCGTCACTGGTCGAAAAAGCTGACGGAGACCCGCTCTGTCTGCCCGCATTTTGGCATTATGGAGCAGCAGTCCGGCGCAAACGGCTGGACGACCAGGATGGAGGGACCGGCGCCGCGTCCGGGACAGCTTACCCTCTGGGCGATGCAGAGCGTTGCGCACGGCGCGGACTATATTTCCTTTTTCCGCTGGCGCACCTGTACGGTGGGAACGGAAATCTACTGGCATGGCATTCTCGACTATGATAACCGCGACAACCGCAAACTGGCGGAGGTAAAGGATTTTTACAAAAAGCTGGAAATGCTGGATGAGGTGTGCGGCGCAGAATATACGGCGGCATTTGGCGTCTTAAACGATTATGATAACTGCTGGGATACGAATGTGGATGTATGGCATAAAAGAGTACAGCAGGCGAGTGAGGAAGAGATTTTTGCGGCGTCGCAGATATATCACACGCCGTATAATGTGATTTATCTGCAGGAGGATACCGCGCTGGAGGACCTGGCAAAATATCCGCTGCTGATTTATCCGCATCCGGTTATTATGACAGAGAAACGCGCGGCTCTTCTGCGGGAATATACAGAGCAGGGCGGCACGCTGATAATCGGCTGCCGCAGCGGTTATAAGCAGGAAAATGGAAAATGTGTGATGCTGCCGCAGCCGGGGCTTCTGCAGGAGCTGACGGGGTCGGATGTGACGGATTTTACATTTGCCAGTCCGGCGGAGCCGCCCGTCTGCGCTATGTGGGATGATGGCAGGACAATGGACATGCCGGTGTTTCATGATATCATGCGGCCGCTTAAGGGTGCGCGCGTGCTTGCCTCCTATACGGACAGCTATTATAAGGGGGCGGCGGCGCTGATTGAAAAGAAAAACGGGAAAGGAAAAGCACTGCATTTTGGAAGCACCTTCTCCAGAACAAATATGGAGATGCTGCTTGACTATGCGGGAGTGCTGCGTCCGTTTGCTGATCTGCTGGAAGTTCCCAAAGAGGTGGAAATCGTGCAGAGAACCAAAAACGGCAGTCGTTACCTGTTTGTGCTCAATTATATGCAGACTGCACAGAAAATAAATCTCAAAGAAGAGATGCTTCTTTTGTATGATGGAACGCGGCACAAAGGAGAAGTAACGCTGCAGCCCTTTGAGACGGCGGTATATAAGGTTCTGTAA
- a CDS encoding ABC transporter substrate-binding protein, protein MKKKAVAACMAACMAVGSLGMGMLASAEEEQVTLNWALWDEKTTPYWSALADAYMEQHPNVTIELTDLGSADYMTVLATDLSGEGSDFDVVTIKDVPGYATLVSKGVLEDLTERIAADGIDLSLYNGTTEQVTVGDALYELPFRSDFWVLYYNKRIFDEAGVDYPTNDMTMEQYDELCRSVAKQGFGNDQIYGSHYHTWRSAVQLFGILDGEHSVLDGNYDFLKPYYELVKNQEADGICRSYIDTNASQLHYSGAFSEGNTATMNMGSWYIATLISELKEGNYDSALCGDWGIVKYPHPEGVEAGTTLGTITALSIPTATENKDEAWDFIKFVCGEEGAKIIASTGNFPAIMNDDVIDEIASLEGFPQDDASKEALKTVQLYLEAPYSDQISEINTILDTYHKDIMNGDTSIDDGIAKMNEEVGKVLGE, encoded by the coding sequence ATGAAGAAAAAAGCAGTTGCAGCGTGTATGGCAGCGTGCATGGCAGTAGGAAGCCTTGGAATGGGAATGCTGGCATCCGCAGAGGAGGAGCAGGTAACATTAAACTGGGCATTGTGGGATGAGAAGACAACGCCTTACTGGAGCGCACTGGCGGATGCATATATGGAGCAGCATCCGAACGTGACCATTGAGCTGACAGATCTGGGCAGCGCGGATTATATGACGGTACTTGCGACCGACTTATCCGGCGAGGGTTCCGATTTTGATGTGGTAACGATTAAGGATGTGCCGGGCTATGCGACGCTGGTTTCCAAAGGTGTTCTGGAGGATCTGACAGAGCGTATCGCGGCGGACGGTATTGATTTAAGCCTTTACAATGGTACAACAGAGCAGGTAACGGTTGGAGATGCGCTGTATGAGCTGCCGTTCCGCAGTGATTTCTGGGTACTGTATTACAATAAGAGAATTTTTGACGAAGCGGGCGTTGACTATCCGACAAACGATATGACGATGGAGCAGTACGATGAGCTTTGCCGCAGCGTTGCAAAGCAGGGCTTTGGAAACGACCAGATTTACGGTTCTCATTATCATACCTGGAGAAGTGCGGTTCAGCTCTTCGGTATTCTGGACGGCGAGCATTCCGTACTGGATGGAAATTATGATTTCCTGAAACCGTACTACGAGCTGGTGAAAAACCAGGAGGCAGACGGCATCTGCAGAAGCTACATCGATACGAACGCATCCCAGCTTCATTACAGCGGCGCTTTCTCAGAAGGAAACACAGCGACCATGAACATGGGTTCCTGGTATATCGCAACCCTGATCTCCGAGCTGAAGGAAGGCAACTATGACAGCGCGCTCTGCGGCGACTGGGGCATCGTAAAATATCCGCATCCGGAAGGCGTGGAAGCAGGCACAACGCTTGGCACCATCACAGCACTGTCCATTCCGACGGCGACTGAGAACAAGGATGAGGCATGGGATTTCATCAAATTCGTATGCGGCGAGGAAGGCGCGAAGATTATCGCTTCGACCGGAAACTTCCCGGCAATCATGAACGATGATGTAATCGATGAGATTGCTTCTCTGGAAGGATTCCCGCAGGATGACGCGAGCAAGGAAGCATTAAAGACCGTGCAGCTTTATCTGGAAGCGCCCTACAGCGACCAGATTTCCGAAATCAACACCATTCTGGATACCTATCATAAGGATATCATGAACGGTGATACCTCGATTGACGACGGAATTGCAAAAATGAATGAAGAAGTAGGAAAAGTTCTTGGCGAATAA